The nucleotide sequence CCTTTGGCGGTATTCCATCTGGAACATTAAAGGATAGTAACTCTATGTTGGAACGAAAATCGGCTAACATTATAATTGTTGATCAAATGACTAGGTCAGGTCCAGGCAGACCTCGAAAGGATACTATTCGCtctcaaagaaaaaaaaaagattcaaTTCCGCGGATACCTAATGTGAAGAATAAAATAGCCCCAATTGCAGATGCTATAGCCGAGTTGGCACGAAAAACAGCCAATTTTGTACCTTGTGAGATGTATAAAGCTCGTGACCAGAATGAGGAAATGGTAATTTTATACACTTTCCTAACTAAAGGCATCGATGCAGAAGACATTAACTTCATAAAAATGAGCTACTCGGACCATTTGCAAAAGGAGCCATACGCGTAAGTGATTTTTAgtgaacgctgagattttATTATATGCTACATTTTTTCTAGTATGTTTTTAAACAACACCCATTGGGTGGATCACTGTACAACCGACCGAGCTTTTTGGCCTCCACCACAAAAAAAACGTAGGAAAGATGACGAACTATTGCGCCATAAAACTGGATGTGCTCGAACTGAAGGTTTTTACAAATTAGATTTACGAGAAAAGGCTAAACACAAGTACCATCATGCTAAAGCCAATACAGAAGATTCCCATAACGAAGACCGTAGCGATGAACCTACAGCACTCACCAATCACCACCAAAATAAGCTAATATCCAAAATGCAAGAAATCTCCCGTGAAGCGCGCTCAAACCAACGCCGACTTTTAACTGCTTTTGGTTCGATGCGTGAATCCGagcttttaaaattaaatcagctCAAGTTTCGGAAAAAGCAGCTTAAGTTTGCAAAATCGGCAATACATGTCTGGGGATTATTTGCAATGGAGCCTATAGCTGCCGACGAAATGGTTATTGAATACGTTGGTCAAATGATTAGACCCGTTGTTGCAGATCTGAGGGAAACAAAGTACGAAGCAATTGGAATTGGCAGTTCCTATTTGTTTCGAATCGACATGGAAACTATTATCGATGCAACTAAATGTGGAAACTTAGCACGATTTATAAATCACAGTTGCAATGTAAGAATTCGTGGTTCTAATAGTAATTGTTTTACTAATGTACTTTTTTTCTGATTGCAGCCGAATTGCCATGCAAAGGTCATTACGATTGAGTCTGAAAAGAAGATAGTTATATATTCAAAGCAACCAATTAGAATCAACGAGGAAATTACGTACGACTATAAGTTTCCATTGGAAGAAGAAAAAATACCTTGCCTATGTGGCGCTCAAGGATGTCGGGGTACACTTAACTAAAgctaatttataaattaatttaaagaattttcaattataaattaaatattttggatCCCGTAACTTAAGTTTGTATATTATATCCAAAACGGGTGCTCgtgtaaataaaaacaatagtaAAATAGTTCTTAGTTACATTTTCATagcaaattaaacatttttatttaaaccaataaaattcaattaaatcgTCGAGTTTAGAAGTGTATATAAAATGCTTtaagttttcaattaaattttaaaatgattataTCGATCTTAAAATTGAagtcatttaaaaacaagttatAAACTGTAAATAATTACATTTAGAGAGAAAACTCAATAAAATCGTATCACTCAGAAGTAGCAGGGATTGCATACGAGGAAAGGTTCGGTACCTTTTTTTAGACATTTGATTAcgtttttggaaaacaaaattcctttgaatttatttagtattttgttatttttgtatattatATCCAAAACGGGTGCTCgtgtaaataaaaacaatagtaAAATAGTTCTTAGTTACATTTTCATagcaaattaaacatttttatttaaaccaataaaattcaattaaatcgTCGAGTTTAGAAGTGTATATAAAATGCTTtaagttttcaattaaattttaaaatgattataTCGATCTTAAAATTGAagtcatttaaaaacaagttatAAACTGTAAATAATTACATTTAGAGAGAAAACTCAATAAAATCGTATCACTCAGAAGTAGCAGGGATTGCATACGAGGAAAGGTTCGGTACCTTTTTTTAGACATTTGATTAcgtttttggaaaacaaaattcctttgaatttatttagtattttgtttttatactaTTCTAAATGGGAAACCAGCTAagttaaaaattgaaaaattaacaaaaaaaaatcatttctaCAAGTTTACAGTGCAcaagtaatatttttattcacttTTATGTGCCCCTACCGTGGTATTTTTCACGATATAtttatatccgttactcgtagagtaaagagtatactagattcgtcggaaagtatgtaacaagcagaaggaagcgtttccgaccccataaagtatatatattcttaattaGGATCACTATCCAATTCGTCTATGCAAATATAATGTAGACTACAAGATGAGTTATAACCATTCAACGGAATGTACAGCCATATTTTTGGTGTGGATTTGCGATCTTCCCAATGTGCATTGTCTGTGTAAGATTCTTTGGTTGGCTCAATATTTACATCTGATTAACATGCTATATCAAAGGCCTGTGGGCTGGGAGTCTAGTTTCTTAACTGTAGAAACCCAGTCGGATCTGTCCATAGGAAAAATGTACATTTTATCAGTATTCCATTTCTTCAAATGGATAGTAGCGATTCGgacacagaaaaaaaagcGGATGTGTCTTTTGAAAATAATTCCGATTCAAACAAGTCCGAAAAGAAAATGAAGTCGCACGTAAGGAATATGAAAGCTTTACAACAACCCAATGGAGCAAGTGATATATCAAGTGACTAGGAAATAATAATAAGGAAGGACAGGTCTAAAAACAGTTTTACaagtgaaaaagaaaaacttgATGACAATATGTCTTTATCAAGTTTATCTTTCCATGAGGATCCTATCCAAAGTGTATTGACTTTGGAAGATGGGGAATATAAGAGACCTATTGTGCCGTCGTCTTACATGTATCCATATTCAACGGatcaaaatcaattttattacCATTCTTCTGGCTATGGACATTATCCTTCCGGTATACCGCCGGACTCTGCTTTTGCTAGCCGATTTGCCGCCTACATACAGTCCGATTACTTGAAAGGCGTTGGGTCATTTCATTTTGATTCGGTTGCTGAGCCCTATGACTACTATATAATTAATGTTTCGGACCAGAATAATAAGGTACCCCTAAAGATAAAAAAGGTTATAAACTATATTGTCGAAGAGTTAAAGCAGATTTTAAAAAGAGATGTAAATAAGCGCATGATTGAAATAACGgcatttaaacattttgaGACATGGTGGGAGGAGCACAAATTAAAATCTCGACCTCAACCTACAAACAACTTCAAATTTCCTCAAAGAAACTACGTATAACGAGAAGCCTCCAGACATTAGTCATATAATTAATACGCAACGGGAAATCGCAGATTTTCAAACGTTCTCAAGTATAAGATTAAGAGCGGCAATGCCCAAGTTACCATCGTTTCGGCGTATAAGAAAACACTCTAGTCCAATTCCAGACAcgggaatttttttttaaagagattTAAGTGACCAAGAGGAAATGGTACAACGTTCAGACTCAGAAAAGGAAGATTCTAATATGGGCAGCTCTGATACGACAGCA is from Drosophila suzukii chromosome 3, CBGP_Dsuzu_IsoJpt1.0, whole genome shotgun sequence and encodes:
- the LOC139352997 gene encoding histone-lysine N-methyltransferase SETD1-like, giving the protein MLERKSANIIIVDQMTRSGPGRPRKDTIRSQRKKKDSIPRIPNVKNKIAPIADAIAELARKTANFVPCEMYKARDQNEEMVILYTFLTKGIDAEDINFIKMSYSDHLQKEPYAMFLNNTHWVDHCTTDRAFWPPPQKKRRKDDELLRHKTGCARTEGFYKLDLREKAKHKYHHAKANTEDSHNEDRSDEPTALTNHHQNKLISKMQEISREARSNQRRLLTAFGSMRESELLKLNQLKFRKKQLKFAKSAIHVWGLFAMEPIAADEMVIEYVGQMIRPVVADLRETKYEAIGIGSSYLFRIDMETIIDATKCGNLARFINHSCNPNCHAKVITIESEKKIVIYSKQPIRINEEITYDYKFPLEEEKIPCLCGAQGCRGTLN